The following nucleotide sequence is from Deltaproteobacteria bacterium.
CGGTCGGGTGGTCATGGACGGGCCGTCCAAGGAGCTTCTCTGTAACGCCGATGTCCAGGAGTTCTATCTGGGTCTGTCTCACGGGGGCGAGAAGCGGAGTTACCGGGACATCAAGCACTACCGGCGGCGCAAGCGCTGGCTCGGGTAGCTCTTCACGCTCTCGAATTTTAAACGGGCTGACGATACTGGGTTTTCCAGCATAGGCAGGCAGCCATTGCCGGACTGAGACGGCGACAATCTCATAATGGTCCGACACCGGTCCGGAGAGGGATGATGATGGCAGACGGTTTCAAAGCAGGCGTCTTTCACGATTTGGAGCTGGAATCCCCCGAGGACCGCAGGGCCCGGAAGCGAAAGGCCCTGAACCTGGCTGTCGAGCGCGCGGTCAGGCATTGTCCCGAGTTTGGAGACAGGCTGGCCAAGGCCGGCCTCAAATCCGACGATGTCCTCGACGAGGAAGGATTCGCCCGCATTCCGGCCCTTCGTAAGACCGATATCATCCGTCTTCAGGCCGAAAAGGGCGTTGAATACGTCCTGAGTCAGGCGCCGGGCGAATTTAGCCGCATCTTTCAGTCGCCCGGACCCATCTATGATTTCGAGGGCCGGGAACGGGACCATTGGGGATGGGCCGAGGCCTTTTTCGCCTGCGGATTCCGGCCCGGCGACCTGGTCCAGATGACCTTCGGATATCATCTGACTCCGGCCGGTCTGATGCTGGAGGAGCCCTTGCGGATCATCGGCTGCGGGGTGATTCCGGCCGGGCCGGGGAATACCAACGTCCAGCTGGAACTCTTGAAGACGCTGCCCGTGAACGGCTTCGTGGGCATGGCCTCGTACCTGAAAGTCATTGGGGAGAAGGCCATGCAGACCGGCCTGGACCCGGTCAGGGACTTCAAGCTCCGCACGGCCTTTGTGGCTGCCGAGCGTCTTCCGGACGAACTTCGTTCATCCGTGGAAGCCATGTTCGGGATCACGGTCCGTCAGGGCTACGGTACGGCCGATGTGGGCTGTATCGCCTACGAGTGTTCGGAGCTATCGGGCATGCACGTCTCCTCTCACCGGCTGGTGGAGATTTGCGATCCCCAAACCGCGCTCCCCGTGCCGGACGGACAGGTCGGAGAGG
It contains:
- a CDS encoding phenylacetate--CoA ligase family protein, which gives rise to MADGFKAGVFHDLELESPEDRRARKRKALNLAVERAVRHCPEFGDRLAKAGLKSDDVLDEEGFARIPALRKTDIIRLQAEKGVEYVLSQAPGEFSRIFQSPGPIYDFEGRERDHWGWAEAFFACGFRPGDLVQMTFGYHLTPAGLMLEEPLRIIGCGVIPAGPGNTNVQLELLKTLPVNGFVGMASYLKVIGEKAMQTGLDPVRDFKLRTAFVAAERLPDELRSSVEAMFGITVRQGYGTADVGCIAYECSELSGMHVSSHRLVEICDPQTALPVPDGQVGE